Proteins from one Physeter macrocephalus isolate SW-GA chromosome 16, ASM283717v5, whole genome shotgun sequence genomic window:
- the OR6Q1 gene encoding olfactory receptor 6Q1, giving the protein MQPCEQNWTHITEFVMVGFAEVQETRLLFFTLFLTMYLFTLVENLAIILVVGLDHRLRRPMYVFLTHLSCLEIWYTSVTVPKMLAGFIGGDGGKNISYAGCLSQLFIFTFLGATECFLLAAMPCDHYMAICMPLRYGALVSWGSCIRLSAACWLAGFLTPILPTYLMSRLTFCGPNVIDHFFCDASPLLALSCSDVTLKETADFLVSLAVLLTSLTVIAVSYGNIVWTLLHIRLATERQKAFSTCAAHLTVVSLFYGTLFFMYVWTKMAPSINFNKVVSVFYSIVTPMLNPLIYSLRNKEVKGALARAFSFRSWKGQ; this is encoded by the coding sequence ATGCAGCCATGTGAACAAAACTGGACCCACATAACAGAGTTTGTTATGGTGGGCTTTGCCGAGGTGCAAGAAACGCGCCTCCTCTTCTTTACTCTCTTCCTCACTATGTACCTGTTCACCTTGGTGGAGAACTTGGCCATCATCCTGGTTGTGGGTTTGGACCACCGGCTACGTAGACCCATGTATGTCTTCCTAACACACTTGTCCTGCCTTGAAATCTGGTACACTTCAGTCACAGTGCCCAAGATGCTGGCTGGTTTTATTGGGGGAGACGGGGGCAAGAATATCTCCTATGCTGGATGCCTGTCCCAGCTCTTCATCTTTACGTTCCTTGGGGCAACGGAGTGTTTCCTACTGGCCGCCATGCCCTGTGACCACTACATGGCCATTTGTATGCCTCTCCGATATGGGGCCTTGGTGTCCTGGGGCAGCTGCATCCGTCTGTCAGCTGCTTGTTGGCTGGCTGGCTTCCTCACCCCCATTTTGCCCACCTACCTCATGTCCCGACTGACATTCTGTGGCCCCAATGTCATTGATCACTTCTTCTGTGATGCTTCACCCCTGCTAGCCTTGTCCTGCTCGGATGTCACCCTGAAGGAGACCGCAGACTTCCTGGTCTCTCTGGCTGTGCTCTTGACCTCCCTCACAGTCATTGCCGTGTCCTATGGCAACATCGTCTGGACGCTGCTGCATATCCGCTTGGCTACTGAGCGCCAGAAGGCCTTCTCCACCTGTGCGGCCCACCTGACTGTGGTGAGCCTCTTCTATGGCACTCTTTTCTTTATGTATGTCTGGACCAAAATGGCCCCTTCCATCAACTTCAACAAGGTGGTTTCTGTCTTCTACTCCATCGTCACTCCAATGCTCAACCCTCTCATCTACAGTCTTCGAAACAAAGAGGTGAAGGGAGCTCTGGCCAGAGCCTTTTCCTTCAGGTCTTGGAAAGGTCAGTGA